In Pseudomonas sp. P5_109, the genomic window CCCTGGTGCTCCATCAGGTTGACGAAGTACAGCTTGTCGCCGGTCCTGATCCCGTTTTTCGCGAAGTTGACGATGATGTCGAAGCGCTCGGCAATGCCCTGGGTCGGCAGGATGGCGTTGTGGTCTTGCACATCGCCGTCGGCGTCCAGGTCCATGCTGCCGTCGAACGGCACGGCGTGTTCCATGAGGTTGCCGTCGTTGCCGATCATGTGGAACGGCACCCGGGTATACGACAGGCCGGAACCGGCCGGGCCGGGGAACTCACCACCGGTGCCAACGACTTCACGCACCAGCGCAATCCTGAAGAAGCGCGACACCGAACCATTGAGGATGCGGAAGCGATAGCTGCGCGCCCGCACGTTCAGGCGCGGCTGGTACTGCCAGTTGACCAGGATCTGATCGCCGAGGAAGCCGTCGGTGTTGAACGGGTTGAACCACAGTTGGCCATTGGCGTCCCAGGCCTTGTCGGCGATCATCAGGTTGACGTCATAGTCGCGGTTGCCCCAGGGCAGCGCCGAACCGCTGGGCAGGCGCAGGTTGACCCCGTCTTGCAGCGCTTCGTTGCCACGGTCCACGGCGCTGTAGTAGTTCATCATCGTCGCATTGCCCTTGTAGACGTTCTGCGCGGTGAAATCGAGCATGTGGTCGTGGAACCAGTGGGTGCTCATGGTTTCGCGCCAGTCGCCACGGATCTTGATGCTGCCGTTGTTGCAGGTCTTCAGGCCCGGCGTAGCATCGTTGACGAACAGGGTTTCACCCGGGGCGCAGGGGAACGCCGCGCGCGCATCCTGGGCGTTGGTATTGATGCTGTCATAGCCGGCCAACTGGATCGGCCAGCGATAGTCGTAGTACTGGCCCGGGAAGAAAAACGCGTTGGCATAGCCGTCGCTTTCGGCCGGGGAGTGACCGTTGTGTTCGTGGGTGCTGAGGGTGTGCAGGCCGAAACCCATGTTGGCCGATGGATCGATCGGCAGGGCATTGTAGTGCCGCATCAGCACCCCCTGGCCGTAGCGCACCATCAACAGTTTTGGCGGAAAGGTGCCGTCGAAGGTCCAGAGCGCCTTGTGGTTCTGGATCGGCATGTTGGGGTGAAAACGCGTGTCGATGCCTTTGGTAGTGCCCGCGATGATCGGGGTGTCCGAGGTCTGGTTATACAGCCCACCCGGCCCGAACTCACCGACGGCATAGTTGTGCAACTGGCGGCGGTCGCGCATGCCGCCGTTGAGCTTGGCGCCCGCTTGCGCGGTCTTGAAGGCGACCTGTGGGTAGAACTCGTTCCAGCGCTGGTGCGACCAGCCTTTTCCTGGCGGACGACCTTCGGCCGGCGAGCTGACTGGATGGCGGTTGAGGAAAGCTTCGATCTGCGCTTTCCACGGGTTGCGGTCCAGCACGTTGGAGTACTGCGACGGAAACGGGTACAGCCCCGGCTGGCGCATGAAGGCTTCAAGCGACGCCGCCGAAGGGCCACTGCGGGCTATGCTGTTCGGGTCCTGCGTGGGCGCCGGGCCAACGATCGGAGGCGGGAAGGTCAGCGGTGGGGCCGGCAGTGTCGGGTCGAGTTTTTCCGTGCCGAATTCTTCGAACAGCAGCAGCTGCTGCGTGTACGGCAGGGCCCCGAACAATGGGCTGGGCTTGCCGTTGGTAGGGATCTTGAAGGATGTCTGCAGGGCTGGCGGCAGCACGTTGTCGGCCCGTGGCGTGTCCCGGTCGCCATACGCGCCGTTGGGTAGGGCGATGGCGCCCTGGTTGGTGGCTGGCAAGGTCAGCAAGGCATCCAGCGCGGCCTTGGGGTCGGCTGGCGGGTTGGCAAACGCCGAGGGGTCGGTCGGTGGTGGCGGGCCGAAATCATCCAGCGGCACGGCGTCTGCCGTGGCCAGGGAAAACAACATCGCACAAGGCAGGCCTGTTTTGCGCAGCAGATAGAGCGAATTGCTTGAGTGTGTTGCGCGTTTCATAGGTCACCCCTCGCTTGATGTCCCGCCGTCTCCATGTCCGGGACGACTGCTGTTTTGGGCACAAAAGGGGGTGTGCAACTAATGAGCCATTACTGGAGCAAAAGAAACTCAAATCAACGAATCAGTTTTTCCGGGCGTTGCAGCCCAAAGAAGAGGGGGAGAGAGGGGGTTATTCCTCTAATTTGGTGATAAACACCCGGGTAGGTGGGTGAAGAACCCCATTTCCGGGGGATGTGGCGGCCCGGTCTGAGACTTTGGTCTGATACAATCGAGCAATTACAGGTTGAGCAGAACACCATGAATCGTCGCAAGAAACTGAATCAGATACTCAAGGCCAACGCGAAAAAGGCCAGCGCCAAACTGGCACCGAAAAACAAGGATAAATACATCAGCAAGGCTGACCGGTTGAAGCTGGAAGCCGAAGCCGCTCAAGACCCGGTCGTATCCCCCGAAAGCTGATCCCGGAAGCACTGGCCCCGTTCTTTCGAACCAGAGGGGCCTTTTATCGCCACGAACTCAACGAATACCGGTGCCCGCCATGGACTCCGGCACCCACTGCGCCGTCGATAGCGGCTCGATGTAGCGGATGCCACCATGGGGGCCCACCACGCCATTGATGTTGTAGGTGCCTTTCGACAGGTCGTACGTCATGAACGGGGTGGCATCCGGGACCTGCTTGTCATAGCTCTGGCTGAAGAAGGCGAAGGAACCACGGTACAGCTGGCCACTGGTGTCGTATTGATCGGAGGCCACCGCGGCCCAGGTATCTTCATCCAGGTAAAAGCGGCGCTTCTGATAGATATGCGTTGCACCGGCCTTGAGGTTGCCCTCCACGACATAGACCCGGTGCTTTTCCCAGCGCACGAAGTCCGGCGCAATGAAGTTCGGCGTGGTCAGTGATTTGGCGTCGCGAGCGTAGGTCAGTTTGTAGGTGTTGTAGGGCACGATCATTTCCTGCTTGCCCACCAGCGTCCAGTCATACAGCTCGAGTGCACGGGCGGTACCGGGGTTTGGGGTGTCATAGGCCAGGATCGAAATCTGTTTGACCCGGCGCTGGGCCGGCATGTACTGCCAGGCACGGCCGGGGCGCTGCAGCGGGTTGGTGGCGTTCTTGAGCATGATCGACTCGCCGGCCCGCCGCGCAGGTCCGGTGTAGGACAGCTTCAACTGGTAGTAGATGTCGGAGTTGTTGATCGGTTTCGCCATGTTCTCGTAAATCGGGAAGGAGACGAACGCCT contains:
- a CDS encoding Ig-like domain-containing protein, which codes for MKRATHSSNSLYLLRKTGLPCAMLFSLATADAVPLDDFGPPPPTDPSAFANPPADPKAALDALLTLPATNQGAIALPNGAYGDRDTPRADNVLPPALQTSFKIPTNGKPSPLFGALPYTQQLLLFEEFGTEKLDPTLPAPPLTFPPPIVGPAPTQDPNSIARSGPSAASLEAFMRQPGLYPFPSQYSNVLDRNPWKAQIEAFLNRHPVSSPAEGRPPGKGWSHQRWNEFYPQVAFKTAQAGAKLNGGMRDRRQLHNYAVGEFGPGGLYNQTSDTPIIAGTTKGIDTRFHPNMPIQNHKALWTFDGTFPPKLLMVRYGQGVLMRHYNALPIDPSANMGFGLHTLSTHEHNGHSPAESDGYANAFFFPGQYYDYRWPIQLAGYDSINTNAQDARAAFPCAPGETLFVNDATPGLKTCNNGSIKIRGDWRETMSTHWFHDHMLDFTAQNVYKGNATMMNYYSAVDRGNEALQDGVNLRLPSGSALPWGNRDYDVNLMIADKAWDANGQLWFNPFNTDGFLGDQILVNWQYQPRLNVRARSYRFRILNGSVSRFFRIALVREVVGTGGEFPGPAGSGLSYTRVPFHMIGNDGNLMEHAVPFDGSMDLDADGDVQDHNAILPTQGIAERFDIIVNFAKNGIRTGDKLYFVNLMEHQGGKGPESTPLSLADVLSGKYKAVLKSGSKGLEWDLGDPAVGKFMQMVVQPYAGQDVSMNPADYEPAKPGKPVGKVMIPLTINRDDPTMQAKLKLARHREFVFGRSDGTDQEPWTIKTDGGFGNRADLRRISAAPQLATGPSPAGFSGDGTLEVWKIRNGGNGWSHPVHVHFEEGVILNRDGKAPPEWEKWARKDVYIIGQGIDSTVDVEMAIRFREFAGTYMEHCHNTQHEDTSMLLRWDVENPGQFQLMPTPLPGWDGVTYVNSAALPTFRTGDTRNGDGDNKKPIANPDSAVSNGQPVTINVLANDTDPDGNVPLKVVGLAQPDSGKGTVSTDGLRVVYTPPATVAAPFTATFTYQAADAKGAESTPATVSVAVSAAVVENLIVTGATVTARSNGRYYWVLSGTTSRGTGNSITATATTTTGTVNLGNATLTTTPTGARWQFAVTTVGSPPSTSPTATIKSAFGKTVTVPVVGN
- a CDS encoding DUF2986 domain-containing protein, coding for MNRRKKLNQILKANAKKASAKLAPKNKDKYISKADRLKLEAEAAQDPVVSPES
- a CDS encoding DUF1329 domain-containing protein, encoding MKFVKSLLAAVPLMVLAIDAHAAVSNQEAARLGTSLTWVGAEKAGNADGSIPPYNGGLTTAPSSFKTGDSMRPDPFADEKPLLVINGRNVDAYKGMLTATTVALAKRYPGFRIDVYPTHRTASLPQAVLDNSRKNATAAKSLNGGIAFDNVLPGVPFPIPQSGAEAMWNFLLRYQGVNIHSKYDSWSVDTAGVASLAVTGEAFVSFPIYENMAKPINNSDIYYQLKLSYTGPARRAGESIMLKNATNPLQRPGRAWQYMPAQRRVKQISILAYDTPNPGTARALELYDWTLVGKQEMIVPYNTYKLTYARDAKSLTTPNFIAPDFVRWEKHRVYVVEGNLKAGATHIYQKRRFYLDEDTWAAVASDQYDTSGQLYRGSFAFFSQSYDKQVPDATPFMTYDLSKGTYNINGVVGPHGGIRYIEPLSTAQWVPESMAGTGIR